In a single window of the Agromyces sp. H17E-10 genome:
- a CDS encoding AI-2E family transporter, which yields MKILNAFRIGLVGTLGVGVGLFILTSIVSLSTIITYIGAALFLALGLDPAISWLERRGLPRWSSILIVMTGVGLIVAGLVLAVVPIIVDQVGQLIEEIPRIVEQFDAQTWLANLQEQFPQLQVQEIYDQVTTALTDFFTNPDKLSELAGGVLQVAVAIGSGIFAVVIVFILMLYFAASLNTMKRATYQLVPASRRARFADLTEQITQSVGRYVLGQVSLAAVNGVLSFIYLSIIRAPFPAVLAFLAFMFSLVPLVGTLSGSIVIVLVCLIPGLGSPLTALAAAIYYIVYMQVEAYILSPRIMHRAVRVPGALVVIAALAGGALGGILGALVAIPVAAAILLIIKQVVIPRQNER from the coding sequence GTGAAGATCCTCAACGCGTTCCGCATCGGCCTCGTCGGCACCCTCGGTGTCGGCGTCGGCCTCTTCATCCTGACCTCGATCGTCAGCCTCTCGACGATCATCACCTACATCGGAGCGGCACTCTTCCTGGCCCTCGGCCTCGATCCGGCGATCAGCTGGCTCGAGCGCCGAGGGCTTCCGCGTTGGTCGTCGATCCTCATCGTGATGACCGGCGTGGGGCTCATCGTCGCCGGGCTCGTGCTCGCCGTCGTGCCGATCATCGTCGACCAGGTCGGCCAGCTGATCGAGGAGATCCCGAGGATCGTCGAGCAGTTCGACGCCCAGACCTGGCTCGCGAACCTGCAGGAGCAGTTCCCGCAGCTGCAGGTTCAGGAGATCTACGACCAGGTCACGACCGCGCTCACCGACTTCTTCACGAATCCCGACAAGCTCTCGGAACTCGCCGGCGGCGTGCTGCAGGTCGCGGTCGCGATCGGCTCGGGCATCTTCGCCGTCGTGATCGTGTTCATCCTGATGCTCTACTTCGCGGCATCCCTGAACACGATGAAGCGAGCGACCTACCAGCTCGTTCCCGCGTCGCGTCGCGCGCGGTTCGCCGACCTCACCGAGCAGATCACGCAATCGGTCGGCCGGTACGTGCTCGGGCAGGTCTCGCTCGCCGCCGTGAACGGGGTGCTGAGCTTCATCTACCTGTCGATCATCCGCGCGCCGTTCCCGGCGGTGCTCGCGTTCCTCGCGTTCATGTTCTCGCTCGTGCCGCTCGTCGGCACGCTGTCGGGGTCGATCGTGATCGTGCTCGTCTGCCTCATCCCCGGGCTCGGGTCACCGCTCACGGCCCTCGCCGCCGCGATCTACTACATCGTCTACATGCAGGTCGAGGCGTACATCCTGAGTCCGCGCATCATGCACCGGGCCGTGCGAGTACCCGGCGCACTCGTCGTGATCGCGGCGCTCGCGGGCGGCGCACTCGGCGGCATCCTGGGCGCGCTCGTCGCGATTCCGGTGGCTGCGGCGATCCTGCTCATCATCAAGCAGGTCGTGATCCCCCGGCAGAACGAGCGCTGA
- a CDS encoding tetratricopeptide repeat protein: MTNPTPPSGASLRGAVDLTALVQRQQAGAQPTGAHAPASADRIVVETDDASFGQVLELSRTLPVVVAVWASWSQPSQQLLAALERLVRAREGRLVLAAADADRSPQLVQALQVQSVPTVVALVAGQPVPLFAGEQPDDVISQLFDQLLELGAQHGAAGRIEAGDDDGAGANDAPEEPPLPPLHQEAYDAIERRDYDAAAAAYRTAIAQDPRDALAVAGLAQVSLLGRLAGKTLDSIRQAAAAAPDDLAAQLDVADLDVSGGHVEDAFDRLLTIFPDLDSDGRTTVRERLVELFEIVGTDDPRVAAARRRLASLLY; this comes from the coding sequence ATGACGAACCCGACCCCTCCTTCCGGCGCCTCGTTGCGCGGCGCCGTCGACCTCACGGCGCTCGTGCAGCGTCAGCAGGCCGGAGCACAACCCACCGGCGCGCACGCACCGGCGTCGGCCGACCGGATCGTCGTGGAGACCGACGACGCCTCGTTCGGCCAGGTTCTCGAGCTCTCGCGCACCCTCCCGGTCGTCGTCGCCGTGTGGGCGTCCTGGAGCCAGCCGTCGCAGCAGCTGCTCGCTGCGCTCGAACGACTCGTCCGGGCTCGCGAGGGTCGGCTCGTCCTGGCTGCGGCCGATGCCGATCGCAGCCCCCAGCTGGTTCAGGCACTGCAGGTGCAGTCGGTGCCGACGGTCGTCGCGCTCGTCGCCGGCCAGCCCGTGCCGCTCTTCGCGGGCGAGCAGCCCGACGACGTGATCTCCCAGCTGTTCGATCAGCTCCTCGAGCTCGGTGCGCAGCACGGAGCCGCCGGTCGTATCGAAGCCGGCGACGACGACGGTGCCGGTGCGAACGACGCGCCCGAGGAGCCGCCGCTGCCGCCCCTCCACCAGGAGGCGTACGACGCGATCGAGCGGCGCGACTACGACGCGGCTGCGGCAGCGTACCGCACCGCCATCGCCCAGGACCCGCGCGACGCCCTCGCCGTCGCGGGCCTCGCCCAGGTGAGCCTCCTCGGCCGCCTCGCCGGCAAGACCCTCGACTCCATCCGCCAGGCCGCCGCTGCGGCGCCCGACGACCTCGCCGCCCAACTCGACGTCGCCGACCTCGATGTCTCGGGCGGACACGTCGAGGACGCGTTCGACCGTCTGCTCACGATCTTCCCCGACCTCGACTCCGACGGCCGCACGACGGTTCGCGAGCGACTCGTCGAGTTGTTCGAGATCGTCGGCACCGATGACCCGCGCGTCGCCGCGGCCCGACGTCGGCTCGCGAGCCTGCTCTACTGA
- a CDS encoding alpha-1,4-glucan--maltose-1-phosphate maltosyltransferase: MTTATPLAGRIPVTRLTPAVPDPRWHPKAFEGEVVPFRATVFREGHDRVGAMLVVTSPSGREERHRMRALAPGTDRWEALVRVDEVGEWRWHVIGFDDEIATWRHDAAVKIDAGVDVELMYELGARLIERAAAETSRPRPVRKRLAELADALRDGRASAAARRALVDAPVLSEFDARPLARLVSESGEQRLLVERRRAGVGAWYEFFPRSEGARRQKDGTWRSGTFRTAAKRLDGVAAMGFDVVYLPPIHPIGVTNRKGRNNTLDPGAGDPGSPWAIGGLLKDGSPGGHDAVHPDLGTLADFRAFVRRANELGIEVALDLALQASPDHPWVAEHPEWFTVLPDGTIRYAENPPKKYQDIYPVNFDDDPEGIFDEVLRIVRHWMKQGVRIFRVDNPHTKPLAFWERLIATVNADDPGVVFLAEAFTRPAMMQALAMAGFQQSYSYFTWRNTKDELEEFLTSVSQDTADFMRPNLFVNTPDILTEYLQFGGPAAFTVRATIAATAAPLWGVYSGFELFESVARPGAEEAIDNEKYEYKPRDFAAAEAEGRSLGLYLGILNRIRAEHPALGQLRNIRFHASEDDAVLVYSKHLDGRFTDDGVDDTLIVVANVDPHSVRETTVHLDLEALGLPPGARFSVDDLVTGSTWDWGASNYVRLDAFTRPVHILHVRRGSDD; this comes from the coding sequence GTGACCACCGCTACCCCGCTCGCCGGCCGCATCCCCGTGACGCGGCTCACCCCCGCCGTGCCCGACCCGCGCTGGCACCCGAAGGCGTTCGAGGGCGAGGTCGTGCCGTTCCGTGCGACCGTGTTCCGTGAGGGGCACGACCGGGTCGGCGCCATGCTCGTCGTGACGAGCCCGTCGGGGCGCGAGGAGCGGCATCGCATGCGCGCACTGGCTCCGGGCACCGACCGGTGGGAGGCGCTCGTGCGCGTCGACGAGGTCGGCGAGTGGCGCTGGCACGTGATCGGCTTCGACGACGAGATCGCGACCTGGCGGCACGACGCGGCCGTGAAGATCGACGCGGGCGTCGACGTCGAGCTCATGTACGAACTCGGCGCGCGCCTGATCGAACGGGCTGCGGCCGAGACCTCGCGACCGCGGCCCGTGCGCAAGCGCCTCGCCGAGCTCGCCGACGCGCTGCGCGACGGCCGGGCATCCGCGGCCGCCCGCCGCGCCCTCGTCGACGCGCCCGTACTCTCGGAGTTCGACGCCCGGCCGCTCGCGCGCCTCGTGAGCGAGTCCGGCGAGCAGCGCCTGCTCGTCGAACGTCGTCGAGCGGGCGTCGGCGCGTGGTACGAGTTCTTCCCACGCTCGGAGGGCGCCCGTCGGCAGAAGGACGGCACCTGGCGGAGCGGCACGTTCCGCACGGCGGCGAAGCGACTCGACGGCGTCGCCGCCATGGGCTTCGACGTCGTGTACCTGCCGCCCATCCACCCGATCGGCGTCACGAACCGCAAGGGACGCAACAACACGCTCGACCCGGGTGCCGGCGACCCGGGCTCGCCGTGGGCGATCGGCGGGCTGCTGAAGGACGGATCCCCGGGCGGCCACGACGCCGTGCACCCAGACCTCGGCACCCTCGCCGACTTCCGGGCCTTCGTGCGCCGCGCGAACGAGCTCGGCATCGAGGTCGCTCTCGACCTCGCCCTGCAGGCCTCGCCCGACCACCCCTGGGTGGCGGAGCATCCCGAATGGTTCACGGTGCTGCCCGACGGCACGATCCGCTATGCGGAGAACCCGCCGAAGAAGTACCAGGACATCTACCCCGTCAACTTCGACGACGATCCCGAGGGCATCTTCGACGAGGTGCTGCGCATCGTGCGGCACTGGATGAAGCAGGGCGTGCGGATCTTCCGCGTCGACAACCCGCACACGAAGCCGCTCGCGTTCTGGGAGCGGCTCATCGCGACCGTCAACGCCGACGACCCCGGCGTCGTGTTCCTCGCCGAGGCGTTCACGCGCCCCGCGATGATGCAGGCCCTCGCGATGGCCGGATTCCAGCAGTCGTACTCGTACTTCACCTGGCGCAACACGAAGGACGAGCTCGAGGAGTTCCTCACCTCGGTGTCGCAGGACACGGCCGACTTCATGCGGCCGAACCTGTTCGTGAACACGCCGGACATCCTCACGGAGTACCTGCAGTTCGGGGGCCCCGCTGCGTTCACGGTGCGCGCGACGATCGCGGCGACGGCGGCACCGCTGTGGGGCGTCTACTCGGGGTTCGAGCTGTTCGAGTCGGTCGCCCGTCCGGGTGCCGAAGAGGCGATCGACAACGAGAAGTACGAGTACAAGCCGCGCGACTTCGCCGCGGCCGAGGCCGAGGGGCGATCGCTCGGCCTCTACCTCGGCATCCTCAATCGCATCAGGGCAGAGCACCCGGCGCTCGGACAACTCCGCAACATCCGCTTCCACGCGAGCGAGGACGACGCCGTACTCGTCTACTCGAAGCACCTCGACGGGCGGTTCACCGATGACGGCGTCGACGACACGCTCATCGTCGTCGCGAACGTCGACCCGCACTCGGTGCGCGAGACGACCGTGCACCTCGACCTCGAGGCGCTCGGGCTGCCGCCGGGCGCACGGTTCTCGGTCGACGACCTCGTCACCGGCTCCACCTGGGACTGGGGCGCCTCGAACTACGTCCGGCTCGACGCGTTCACGCGACCCGTCCACATCCTGCACGTGAGAAGAGGATCGGATGACTGA
- the glgB gene encoding 1,4-alpha-glucan branching protein GlgB produces the protein MTDPSAAPPAAPAVPDAVLAAIAEGRHSDPHAVLGQHGFDAAQEPGPLTVIRTLRPLAAAVDAVLSDGTTLQLEHVGHGVWAGTGRFGPTDYLVEARYDDGSEWSADDPYRFAPTIGELDLHLIGEGRHEELWRVLGARYREHWGVDGRVGGTAFTVWAPHARAVRVVGEFNRWNGAAHAMRSMGASGVWELFVPELEPGALYKFELLAGSGDWIMKADPMARRAEVAPATASIVDDSRYDWGDGDWLARRAAENVHERPMSIYELHLGSWRPGKGYRDVADELIEYLDWLGYTHVEFLPLAEHPFGGSWGYQVTGYYAATSRFGSPDDLRYLIDRLHRAGIGVIMDWVPGHFPKDEWALARFDGEPLYEHADPRRGEQQDWGTLVFDFGNPRVRNFLVANALFWLEEFHVDGLRVDAVASMLYLDYSRAEGEWLPNVHGGREHLEAITFLQEATATAYKRNPGIVMIAEESTSWPGVTAPTSSGGLGFGYKWNMGWMHDSLQYIQNDPLYRSHHHHELTFSFLYAFSEHFILPISHDEVVHGKGSLVRKMPGDHWQQLANTRAYLAFMWAHPGKQLLFMGQEFGQLSEWSEERGLDWWILDQPSHRELAEFVGALNRSYRATPALWQLDDDAAGFEWVEGGAAAENVIAFLRYDRERRPLLCIVNFAGRPHERFRLGLPFTGRWREVLNSDAAEFGGSGVGNLGGVEAEAVPWAGRPASAVFALPPLGAVWFELDGS, from the coding sequence ATGACTGACCCGTCGGCCGCCCCGCCCGCCGCCCCCGCCGTGCCCGACGCGGTGCTCGCCGCCATCGCCGAGGGGCGGCACAGCGACCCGCACGCGGTGCTCGGCCAGCACGGGTTCGACGCCGCGCAGGAGCCCGGACCGCTCACCGTCATCCGGACCCTGCGGCCGCTCGCGGCCGCCGTCGACGCCGTGCTGTCCGACGGCACCACGCTGCAGCTCGAGCACGTCGGCCACGGCGTGTGGGCCGGCACCGGCCGGTTCGGCCCGACCGACTACCTCGTCGAAGCGCGCTACGACGACGGCTCGGAGTGGTCGGCCGACGACCCCTACCGGTTCGCCCCAACGATCGGCGAGCTCGACCTGCATCTCATCGGAGAGGGCCGGCACGAGGAGCTCTGGCGCGTGCTCGGCGCCCGCTACCGCGAGCACTGGGGCGTCGACGGTCGCGTGGGCGGCACGGCGTTCACCGTCTGGGCGCCGCACGCCCGCGCCGTGCGCGTCGTCGGCGAGTTCAACCGGTGGAACGGCGCCGCGCACGCGATGCGGAGCATGGGCGCGTCGGGCGTGTGGGAACTGTTCGTGCCCGAGCTCGAGCCCGGGGCGCTCTACAAGTTCGAGCTGCTCGCCGGCAGCGGCGACTGGATCATGAAGGCCGACCCGATGGCCCGGCGCGCCGAGGTCGCGCCCGCCACCGCGTCGATCGTCGACGACAGCCGCTACGACTGGGGCGACGGCGACTGGCTCGCCCGGCGCGCCGCCGAGAACGTGCACGAGCGGCCGATGTCGATCTACGAGCTCCACCTCGGATCGTGGCGCCCCGGCAAGGGGTACCGCGACGTCGCCGACGAGCTCATCGAGTACCTCGACTGGCTCGGCTACACGCACGTCGAGTTCCTGCCGCTCGCTGAGCATCCGTTCGGCGGCTCGTGGGGGTACCAGGTCACCGGGTACTACGCCGCGACGAGCCGGTTCGGCTCCCCCGACGACCTGCGCTACCTCATCGACCGCCTGCACCGGGCGGGCATCGGCGTGATCATGGACTGGGTCCCCGGCCACTTCCCCAAGGACGAGTGGGCGCTTGCGCGCTTCGACGGCGAGCCGCTCTACGAGCACGCCGACCCGCGGCGGGGCGAGCAGCAGGACTGGGGCACCCTCGTCTTCGACTTCGGCAACCCCCGGGTGCGCAACTTCCTCGTCGCGAACGCGCTGTTCTGGCTCGAGGAGTTCCACGTCGACGGGCTGCGCGTCGACGCCGTCGCATCCATGCTCTATCTCGACTACTCGCGCGCCGAGGGCGAGTGGCTCCCGAACGTGCACGGCGGGCGAGAGCACCTCGAGGCGATCACCTTCCTCCAGGAGGCGACGGCGACCGCCTACAAACGCAATCCCGGCATCGTCATGATCGCCGAGGAGTCGACGTCGTGGCCCGGCGTCACGGCGCCCACCTCGTCGGGCGGACTCGGCTTCGGGTACAAGTGGAACATGGGGTGGATGCACGACTCGCTCCAGTACATCCAGAACGACCCGCTCTACCGGTCGCACCATCACCACGAGCTGACCTTCTCGTTCCTCTACGCGTTCAGCGAGCACTTCATCCTGCCGATCAGCCACGACGAGGTCGTGCACGGCAAGGGCTCCCTCGTGCGCAAGATGCCGGGCGACCACTGGCAGCAGCTCGCGAACACGCGCGCCTACCTGGCGTTCATGTGGGCGCACCCGGGCAAGCAATTGCTCTTCATGGGCCAGGAGTTCGGCCAGCTCAGCGAGTGGAGCGAGGAGCGCGGGCTCGACTGGTGGATCCTCGACCAGCCCTCCCATCGCGAGCTCGCCGAGTTCGTCGGTGCGCTCAACCGGAGCTATCGAGCGACCCCCGCGCTCTGGCAGCTCGACGACGATGCGGCCGGGTTCGAATGGGTCGAGGGCGGTGCCGCGGCCGAGAACGTCATCGCGTTCCTGCGCTACGACCGCGAACGGCGCCCGCTCCTGTGCATCGTGAACTTCGCGGGCCGGCCGCACGAGCGTTTCCGGCTCGGCCTCCCCTTCACGGGCCGGTGGCGCGAGGTGCTCAACTCGGATGCCGCGGAGTTCGGCGGCTCGGGCGTGGGCAACCTCGGCGGGGTCGAGGCCGAAGCCGTGCCGTGGGCGGGTCGCCCGGCATCGGCGGTGTTCGCGCTGCCACCACTCGGTGCCGTGTGGTTCGAACTCGACGGCTCGTGA
- a CDS encoding alpha/beta hydrolase: protein MSETDATVEIRSGVELPARREEIELHTTDGLRLVGELALPLDRDPVATLVTLHPLPTAGGFMDSHILRKAAARLPALADLAVLRFNTRGTESPRGRSEGRFGEGIAERADLAAAMAFVAERALPHPWLVGWSFGTELALKYGLEHGIDGAILLSPPLHRTSDAELDRWAGATPALVALIPEHDDYLRPAEAAERFAGLPKLRRIDVAGGRHLWVGETQTRRVLDEIVAAVNPAAAPLPTHWPVARVTPVRAAAPRSPVGGAVSARSAGGSRPA, encoded by the coding sequence ATGAGCGAGACGGACGCGACGGTCGAGATCCGATCGGGTGTCGAACTTCCCGCGCGGCGGGAGGAGATCGAGCTGCACACGACCGACGGGCTGCGGCTCGTCGGCGAGCTGGCGCTGCCGCTCGACCGCGACCCGGTCGCGACGCTCGTCACGCTGCATCCGCTCCCGACAGCCGGCGGATTCATGGACTCGCACATCCTGCGGAAGGCGGCCGCGCGGCTCCCGGCCCTCGCCGACCTCGCCGTGCTGCGATTCAACACGCGGGGCACCGAGTCGCCGCGGGGGAGAAGCGAGGGGCGGTTCGGCGAAGGCATCGCCGAACGGGCCGACCTGGCCGCGGCCATGGCCTTCGTCGCGGAGCGCGCGCTGCCGCACCCGTGGCTCGTCGGCTGGTCGTTCGGCACCGAGCTCGCGCTGAAGTACGGGCTCGAGCACGGGATCGACGGCGCCATCCTGCTCTCGCCTCCGCTGCACCGCACGAGCGACGCCGAGCTCGACCGTTGGGCCGGCGCCACTCCCGCGCTCGTCGCCCTGATCCCCGAGCACGACGACTACCTGCGGCCGGCCGAAGCCGCCGAGCGGTTCGCGGGCCTGCCGAAGCTGCGGCGAATCGACGTGGCCGGCGGCCGGCACCTGTGGGTGGGGGAGACGCAGACGCGCCGGGTGCTCGACGAGATCGTCGCCGCGGTGAACCCGGCGGCCGCGCCGCTGCCGACGCACTGGCCGGTCGCGCGCGTAACCCCGGTCCGTGCGGCCGCGCCGCGGAGCCCGGTCGGCGGTGCGGTCAGCGCTCGTTCTGCCGGGGGATCACGACCTGCTTGA
- a CDS encoding aggregation-promoting factor C-terminal-like domain-containing protein, with the protein MGRHAGTGDAAQPSSSTVSRTTRGPVKQAATVVFAFLASASFVLVNIVDPYSGATASPEFARGDRFGGESVQTVAAGGDYEVTVDGHEQYVVEEKPEPVIVAASSGAGWAPPAVTPDPGSAQAYAAGAVAARGWPSSEFDCLVALWNKESGWRVNAYNAGSGAYGIPQALPGSKMASAGADWETNAATQIEWGLGYVTGRYGTPCGAWGHSESAGWY; encoded by the coding sequence GTGGGTAGGCATGCAGGTACGGGCGACGCGGCGCAGCCGTCGTCGTCGACCGTTTCCCGAACCACCCGCGGGCCGGTGAAGCAGGCCGCGACCGTCGTCTTCGCCTTCCTCGCCTCGGCCAGTTTCGTGCTCGTCAACATCGTCGACCCGTACTCGGGTGCGACGGCGTCGCCTGAGTTCGCACGCGGCGACCGCTTCGGCGGCGAGTCGGTGCAGACCGTGGCCGCCGGCGGCGACTACGAGGTCACCGTCGACGGCCACGAACAGTACGTCGTCGAGGAGAAGCCCGAACCGGTCATCGTCGCCGCGTCCTCGGGCGCCGGCTGGGCTCCGCCGGCGGTCACACCCGATCCCGGCTCCGCGCAGGCGTACGCGGCCGGTGCCGTCGCCGCTCGTGGCTGGCCGAGCTCCGAGTTCGACTGCCTCGTCGCGCTCTGGAACAAGGAGTCGGGTTGGCGCGTCAACGCGTACAACGCCGGCAGCGGGGCCTACGGCATCCCGCAGGCGCTCCCCGGATCGAAGATGGCCTCGGCCGGCGCCGACTGGGAGACGAACGCGGCGACCCAGATCGAGTGGGGTCTCGGCTACGTGACGGGCCGCTACGGCACCCCGTGCGGTGCCTGGGGGCACTCGGAGTCGGCCGGCTGGTACTGA
- a CDS encoding DivIVA domain-containing protein, which produces MAVEETEFTQVFRGYDKDEVDKAINGLRRDIIAANTASADTVKENKRLLARIDELTAELEEVGSPTFSGLGTKLENTLRVAEEQSTRLIAQADIDAEKLRRAAEDEAHLMRSDAQEFAERTLGEARAQSNRILENARAEVDDMVARAHETSEQLRQDAARDAGAIRGAVATETAELRSSAKRESAAVISAAERKASEILLAANTEASEARATAAGLTQETEQTRAEVAVELDRARADLAKETEQARIDLARESEQSRLDLERETAEARAAIEAEIEERRAALVHELEQARTDLDRELTAARTELAEEREQAKVDLDREAESARLKLQHELERIRAKHAADLDQMRADLALEQEQARADFEAESEQARIDLDNQLTAMRKKTTHEVNRMRREIEKGRLDLESELTAKRDEAEQELLAAHQEAVAQTQKFLDDANAELAETSARTAESRAESERLETEARSAISGIREKAEQEASERISAAHDQARKLIADAEERTRALVADAEDRLSQIRIERDAVAGYFESLRGVLTQAEQVAADTK; this is translated from the coding sequence ATGGCCGTCGAAGAGACCGAGTTCACACAGGTGTTCCGCGGATACGACAAGGACGAGGTCGACAAGGCCATCAACGGCCTTCGTCGTGACATCATCGCCGCGAACACCGCGTCCGCGGACACGGTGAAGGAGAACAAGCGGCTGCTGGCGCGCATCGACGAGCTCACCGCCGAGCTCGAAGAGGTCGGCAGCCCGACCTTCTCGGGCCTCGGCACGAAGCTCGAGAACACGCTGCGCGTCGCCGAGGAGCAGTCCACCCGACTCATCGCGCAGGCCGACATCGATGCCGAGAAGCTCCGCCGTGCCGCGGAGGACGAGGCGCACCTCATGCGCTCGGACGCGCAGGAGTTCGCGGAGCGCACGCTCGGCGAGGCACGCGCGCAGTCGAACCGTATCCTCGAGAACGCCCGGGCCGAGGTCGACGACATGGTCGCGCGCGCCCACGAGACGAGCGAGCAGCTCCGGCAGGACGCCGCACGCGACGCCGGTGCGATCCGCGGCGCGGTCGCGACCGAGACCGCCGAGCTGCGCTCGAGCGCGAAGCGCGAGTCCGCCGCGGTCATCTCCGCGGCCGAGCGCAAGGCCTCCGAGATCCTGCTCGCCGCGAACACCGAGGCGAGCGAGGCCCGCGCCACTGCGGCCGGCCTCACCCAGGAGACCGAGCAGACCCGCGCCGAGGTCGCGGTCGAGCTCGACCGTGCTCGTGCCGACCTCGCGAAGGAGACCGAGCAGGCCCGCATCGACCTCGCCCGCGAGAGCGAGCAGTCGCGACTCGACCTCGAGCGCGAAACCGCCGAGGCCCGCGCAGCCATCGAGGCGGAGATCGAGGAGCGGCGCGCCGCTCTCGTGCACGAGCTCGAGCAGGCCCGCACCGACCTCGATCGCGAACTCACGGCCGCCCGCACCGAGCTCGCCGAGGAGCGCGAGCAGGCGAAGGTCGACCTCGACCGCGAGGCCGAGTCGGCACGTCTCAAGCTGCAGCACGAGCTCGAGCGCATCCGTGCCAAGCACGCCGCCGACCTCGACCAGATGCGCGCCGACCTCGCGCTCGAGCAGGAGCAGGCACGAGCCGACTTCGAGGCCGAGTCGGAGCAGGCCCGCATCGACCTCGACAACCAGCTCACCGCCATGCGCAAGAAGACCACGCACGAGGTCAACCGCATGCGACGCGAGATCGAGAAGGGTCGACTCGACCTGGAGTCCGAGCTCACCGCGAAGCGCGACGAAGCCGAGCAGGAGCTGCTCGCGGCCCACCAGGAGGCCGTCGCGCAGACCCAGAAGTTCCTCGACGACGCGAACGCCGAGCTCGCCGAGACGAGCGCCCGCACCGCCGAGAGCCGCGCCGAGTCCGAGCGTCTCGAGACCGAGGCGCGGTCGGCCATCTCCGGCATTCGCGAGAAGGCCGAGCAGGAGGCATCCGAGCGCATCTCGGCGGCACACGACCAGGCCCGCAAGCTCATCGCCGACGCCGAGGAGCGCACCCGCGCCCTCGTTGCCGACGCCGAGGACCGGCTCTCGCAGATTAGGATCGAGCGCGACGCGGTCGCCGGCTACTTCGAGAGCCTGCGCGGCGTGCTGACGCAGGCCGAGCAGGTCGCAGCCGACACGAAATAG